Genomic segment of Thermoplasmata archaeon:
GCCTGTAACGTTGTTTGTATGCTGGACGGAGACCACCTTGACCTTGCTGTCCATACAGGCCTTGAACGACTCTATGTCGAACTCCCCAGTCTTACCCGACTTGGAGAATCTGCGTTCTATCCCTATGGTGTCCCTGAGACGGAGCCAAGGTACGTGATTGGAATTGTGCTCGGAATCTGTGGTAACGACCACGTCCCCTTTCTTCAGATCCAGTCCGAATGCGGCGGTATTCAGCCCTTCCGTGCTGTTCTTGGTGAAGATGTAGCACTCGGGATCCTTCGTGCCGAAGAACGAGGCTAGGGTCTCCCTGCATTCGTCGATTGCGACGGATACTTTCGTGGCCATGGAATGAACGCTGCGGCCTCCGCATGCTGGGTAGTTCTCATAATAATCCGTCATGGACTGTATGACCTGGTCTGGCCTCAGCGACTGACAGGCACTGTCCAGGTATATCCCCTTATTCTTGCGTATGGTGGGAAAGTCCTTCCTGACGGATTCCATGTCCATGTTTCTCAATCCTTGGGACCGTTAATAAGGATATCCATGCCATCAACCTAATATCAGAGTACTGCATCGGTCAATTCATGGTATCCTTGAAGACAGATGTCGGAAGCATCAGCCTGGAAAAACCAAGCATGATCGCATCCGGTATCATGGATGAGACCGGGAAATCCCTGGTACGCGTTTTGGAATCCGGTGCTGGTGCAGTCGTCACCAAATCCGTCGGTCTGCAGCCCAATGCAGGTCATGACAACCCCTGCTTCATGGAGGTCAGAGGGGGATACGTCAACGCCATGGGCCTGCCGAATCCGGGGATAGAGCTCTTCAAGGAGGAAATGGAAATCGCGGTACCGAAGGGCAAGGTTATCGGATCCATATACGGAGCCGGTCCCGAGGACTTCTCCAAACTAGCGGCCAAGATGGAGGACTACGGCGCTTGCGCGGTAGAGCTGAATCTGTCCTGTCCTCATGCGAAAGGATACGGAATGGAGGTCGGTACAGACCCCGCTATGGTGAAATCCATCGTATCAGCTGTCAAATCATCGGTTTCGATCCCCGTCTGGGCGAAACTCACTCCAAACACGCACATCCTCACTCAGATAGGGATGGCCGTTCAGGATGCAGGCGGAGACGCTGTAGTGGCGATTAACACTCTGAAGGCAATGGTCATATCGCCTGAGTTCGCCAGACCAATAATGAGCAACAAGTTCT
This window contains:
- a CDS encoding dihydroorotate dehydrogenase, with product MVSLKTDVGSISLEKPSMIASGIMDETGKSLVRVLESGAGAVVTKSVGLQPNAGHDNPCFMEVRGGYVNAMGLPNPGIELFKEEMEIAVPKGKVIGSIYGAGPEDFSKLAAKMEDYGACAVELNLSCPHAKGYGMEVGTDPAMVKSIVSAVKSSVSIPVWAKLTPNTHILTQIGMAVQDAGGDAVVAINTLKAMVISPEFARPIMSNKFCGLSGEAVKPVGVRAIYDLKSVLDIPLVGVGGISDWRDAAEYIMAGASAFQVGSAVGTKGLCVFKKINEGLASFMEEYGYSSISSMVGAAHE